The Sinomicrobium kalidii region GAATATAGTCTTATTGATAATGAATTAATGGAATTAATAGAAGAAGTTTATACGATAAGTTGTGCAAATGGATTTATAGATATAGTTAAAAAGGTCACAGGGATATTTAGTGAGAAACTTGCCCCTTTTTATAATTAGCCCGGGCTCTTATGGGCCCGGGCACTATTCAACTCAAAAACCAATGGTAATTCTCATCACCATTGAGAGCCTTCACCAAACTTTTTGAGAAATTAAAGGCATTGACATTCCTGTCCAGGAAAGTATCAATATAACTGCTTTTATTAGCTTGTGTGAACAGGTTATATACCCTCCACAGGTTTATATCTCCCTCATCATTCCTGCAAAAAGATTCATCTTGGTAATAGTCCTTAGCCACAGTGGATAATTGCCCGTCATTAAGGGTTAGGGGAGGAATACTGGATTTTTCCTTTTTAGGGAGAAAATTGTATAACCTTGCCTTACCAATTATTTGAGCAAATTGGTGCTCTGTAAGGTGGTGATCCCCTAACTGCTTCATGGTTTTCAGGTGTGCTTCTGCATTATAGGATTGCAGGATTTTCAGCAATTTGTTTTTCATGCTCTCATATCCATCCACTTTTAATTCCCCTGCATAACCATCACTGGCCACGCACATATTGCAGCATACCATATTCTGAAACCCAATAAAAAACTTGAATTTTTCAAAGGTCTTTTTGCTGTATAGGTTCTCCTGATTATAAGCCCGTACACCTCCTAAAGTCAAAGCAATATCATTGCCATTAATATGCTCTGTAATACTGGGTATCTGAATAATAAAGGCCATCCTCTCATAATAAATGGTCTTTTCATGTTCTAGGAGCTCCTTTGCAGGCTTATGGATAGCTGAAGGCACCCTGCCTTTAATTTGGTGAGATACCCGTACTTCAGGAGTTGTAAAAGTATGATGAGGGAAGACCTTACTGGCACAATGCTGTGCTATCTCAATAAATTCCTGGTGGGCTATGGTCTTTTCATTATCCTTGCTGAAAACAGGGATAATACAGTCCTTTTTTAAATGAGAAAGGCTAACTTCATTGGTGTTAGCCTCTATAAATGGTTTTCTCTCATACTTGGGAGTATTTGTGAGTTGTAGCTCCTCCTGTCTATTCTCTATTATGGTAGTAGAATTTATAGCCTTCAACTCCATGTTAGCTTGTCTGATTGGTGCTTCCATTTTGATGTATATTTTTTGGGTTTAACAATGTTTGCTTGGACAGGATGGTATCTCTCTGGACTTTAAAATCATATTCCAGTAATTCCCGCCAGTTGGAATAATGTGTGTAAAGCTGCTTTAGGGTTTCCAGATCATTACATGCTTTAATATTTTCCCGCGCTTCTTGCAGGTTTGTGCCACTGTTACACCATTCCAGTATTTTCCTTCCAGTAGCTGTATTAATGGTAAATTCAGGTTTGCCCATAAACAGCCCTGTCCTGTCTTTGGATGCAGAAGCAAAGTGTTTTATGTCTATGTCAAAGACCAGGGTAAATTCATAGTCTGTCCCATCACGCATCACACTTTTAAGCCCTACCTTTTCGGGAATGTACTTGCCATCCTTTTGGTTCAGTACATAATCCTGCTTGGTGCGCATGGTAGCAATGATATGGGCATCTGCCTGTAATATCTTATTGATAAGGGCATTCAGTCTGGGAGTAACCTTAGCCCAGTTGGTAAAGCTGTTTCCTGCCAGTTTGGAATGAAAGTCCAGTAATTCATCCCAGCAATGAGAAATACTGTCCACAATAATAGCCTCCATATTGGCCTGTAAGCATACATCTATGGCTTTGATATATTTTTCAGGAGTAAATGGAGGTTCCAAAGTCAATACATTATAGTTCCCCAAATGAGCATATAGATCTGCCGAACCATTTTCTGTGTCTATAATAGCTACTTTGGTCAAATCTTTATTAGTAAGTCCTTGTGCCAGGAGTAAACTGGAATAGGTTTTGCCACTCCCTGCACTTCCCTGTAAAGTCATTTTTATCTTGGCTCTTTTGCGTTCTGATTGTCTTAACTGCATGATTATTTAGGTTTAAAATTCATACTTGGATTTATCGCATAAAAAAAGAGGGCATTATACCCTCTTCATGTTTTTGCAAAATCTGCAAGTCTTGCAGTTTCTGCAATTTCCATTATTTCACTATTATTTTTTCATAGTTTCCGTGGCTTACCTTCCGGACTATTTTTTTCCTTCTCCAATTTTTTAAAATCTCATCAAAGGTTCTTTCAGGAATACCAATGGTTTGGGCGGCTTCTAACCCCTGACTTCTTCTAAATTCACTTGGAAGTTTGCTTATCAGGCTTCTTTCCTGCATGCTCATGGAAATGGCATCCTTTTCAAATTTGTCAAACACATTCAGAGAATGGTCAACCAACACCTTTACTATTTCCAAAGCTACTTTAACCTCTTTATCATTGGCATATAGTATGATCTCATCTTCAATCAGCTTATCTTTTTTCTCTAGGATGGTTAAAACACAAATCAATCTAAATGCGATAACCCCCAACCTCCTGATTATTGGAATAAAATCGGTTTTCCCGGTTTTTAAAATCAGGTCATTGGTCAGGGACATTCTCCCTTGAAAAATATTCCACTGAGCATTGGCCATTCTTATTTCTACCTTTTTCAGCCCTTTAAGCCTCTGGTATAGTTCCTTAATTTCTCTACCTTTTGCATTCATCAATTCATCATGACTAACTCTGTTAGCCCGAGGACTTACATCTTTCCAGCCGCTTACTTCATCAAAATAGTAGAAGATAAACCGACTGAACAAACCATTTTCTTTTGATTCTACTAATGGCCTTACCTGTCCTGGTGTCCCGGATATTACGATAGAGATATTAGGTCTTTTTATTTCAAAATATCTGTCCTCTGTGGCTCTACTAATAGACACTGTTTCGTGATGGAACCCTTTTCTCAGCAAATCTGAAAAGTTGCCCCAGTCTTGTTTTAGCATATTTGACAAAGTATCTGCCTCGCTCTCAAAAATGATTAAATCATCTTCGGCCCTTTCCAAATGGGTATAGAATTTGGCAGAACTCGTATTACCCGGAACTAGTTTTATTTGAAGTTTGGGCTCTTCAAGTCCTTCATTATTTGAGGCATTCCTGTATTCCGCAATTTTTCTTTTACTCTCCCTGACAATATCTTCATGAATAGGCTCTACAAGTTTTTTGGCCCAATTCATAACTCCTTTTCCGGATGCAGGAGGTGCAATTATAAAAACATATAAATTCGGGTTGTATGTTCTATGGTCATACATCCCAAAAACATTAGGCAAACAGGCGCTTATTACGCCAATGGAGGATAGCAATATGATATCCTTTTCCCTGTCTTGAAATGCTTCTGTGATTTCTCTTAATGGTTCTGGCAAGTTTTGATATACCGTTTTTGGTATTAAATCCTTCTTACTTGCGGTTTTAGCAAGGCTTGGCGAACCCCCAAACCTCGCTTCCGCTTCTTTTTTTTCTTGGTTCATATTACAATACACTTTTTAAATTGTTAATCTCTTTTTCTCCCTGATCGTATTTAGGGTATTGTCTGATTTTGTACCTATTTGGAAATCTATCACAGTATTTTTCTCCATGCCAGTCCCTTACCTTATATTCATGGTAATGGTAGTAGCTTCCCAACTGCTTAAAGAATAAGGGAGTTCCATACCCCAGGAATTGGAACATTAAGGAATTAAACCAAGACAACTCAGTTTTTCTTACCCGTTCCTTACTTTCTGATTCTCCTCCCAAAACAGCCCAATCTATTATATCAAGCTCCTTTTGGCTTAATTGAATATCTCCTAAAAGGGGCTCAAAGGAAACCCATCTTATTTCACATGGAATTTCTCCTAAAGTATGTATCCTGTGAACTTCTTTTTGAGTTTCCACTGTGACGCCGAGCCATACATGACTATAATGTTCCTTACACCAGTCTTTTGGAAGACAATCTTTGATCCTTTCGGGTCTTTTGGTTAGGATCAAATACGAATGACGAGGAGTTTGCTTTATAATTTCCCAGGCATCATCCCTCCATTCGTCAGCTCCTTCATGAAAGAAGTCTGACATACTACAGGTGAAGATTTTGCATCCCTTTCTGATCTTCAATGGCTTCTCAAAGGTTAAATCCTGCCTTGTGACCAATTTTGGATCAATTCCTTTACTTTTGTAGATTCTAAACATATAACAATGTTTACAGGCTGCCGATACTTTGCTACAACCTCTCCATGGATTCCATGTCTTTTTTGTCCATGAAATTTTGGAATCTTTAAAATGTTTAAATTGCATAATTAATTTTTTTACTAGATGGAAACTATTCCCATCTTTCTGTGGACAAAATTCCTGAATAATGGAGAGGTAACTTGAAACAAGAAAAATCAAAAAACGAGTGTTCCTTGTTTCAAAAATGTTAGTAGTGGAAAAGTATAGGAGGGCGGGTGATGTAGTGATTGAGATTCTTTAGGTCTACTGATTTAATATTGTCCTCTAGATAATTATGTATGTAAAATTCAGTGTCCTTGCTATTACTAACTTTAACTTGGAAGAGGGTAAAGAACACTCCAATTAGTTTGAGAATGTCGGATTTAGTTAATTCAGTTTCTGTGCCAATATAATTGAACAAGGCCTGGATAAAATCCACTTTAACTTTTTCAGGATATTTATCTACCATAATTTGATTTGTCATTGCCAAGAGTTCCTGGCTACGCTCTTCAAAGTTTTCCTTTTTCAGATTGAAACTATGGCAAAGGGCATCATAAATATCATGTTTCACAAAGAAGTTCTTAATGGTTGTAGTCCCTTCAGTGAATGTTTTGAATGATACATCAGGTAAATGTTTGCGGTTTTCCGCAAAGAGGTAGTTTCTTAAAATACCTAACAATGTTTTAAAGTCTTTACTCTCGACATCAAAATCTTTAAGCAGATCATCTTTAGGGATGTCAAAATTATCTGAATAACTTTCCTGTAAGGCACATCCAAATATGAGTAATGGAGATTTTAAATGGGGTGTATTGAACCTCTCAAGTAATTCGTCGAGCTTCTCTTCAATATGAGTGGGTATCTGAAAAGTTTTATAGGTTTTGAGAAAGGTTTTGCATAATGGATAGATAATTGTTCCGGAATTAACTTCATGGGGAATAGTGTGCAAGTTTATAGAAGAATCATTTCCTTCTAAAGCAACATATTTGTTGTTTACAAAATTTCTCCAATGGTATAATCTATCCATTATGCATTATAATTACTGCAAGTAATGCAATTTATGCAAAACTTGCAATGTAATTATTTTCCTTTCCAGCAGGATATAGCTATTTTTTCATTTCAATCAAGTCGCTATAATCTTCAGGCAACTCTGCATCTATATCCCTTAGATATTTCAGTAAGGCGTCTAATGTGCTATGCCCGGTAATTAACATCAGCTTATCATAAGTTTCGGACTTACTGAAGGATTTTCTTAGTTGTCTATATAACTTGGAGATAAATGTATGCCGGAAGGAATATACAGTGTAATCTTCATTGAGGCCAAGAATTTTTTTAATCTTCCAATACCTTTGCGAGAAATAGTTTCTTTTTCCCTGTTCATCCCTTTCCCATTCGCCTATACCCGTTGGAGTGAAAAGGAAATAATCGGGGTTAGAAAGGTTTAACTTGGATAATTCCTGAATCATTATATCCGGGATGATCTTTGTCTTTACAACCTTGTTTTTAGCCCTAACACATAATATTTTTTCCTTAATGTTTATGTCTTTTACTTGTAATCTGCAAACCTCAATGGGACGGAGGAAGTTATAAGAAACAAACTTTATAAATAGGAGCATTAAAGGATCATTCTTTTCAAGGTATTCATATATGTCCGTTACCTTGTCAGAACTATATGATTTGTTCCTCTTGGGCGATGTTTTTAGTTCTTTGATATTTTTAATAAAGTTCCGGGATATGATCTCTTCATCTTCTAAAACAGTAAATAAAGCACTTAGAGCACGCATAGTATTATTTCTGTTAGTAGCACTTGATTTTTTAAGAATGCCATTTAAAAAGGTATTTACTGTTTTTCGGTTTATTTCCTTTATATCCCCCTGAAGCAGCCCTTTTTGTTTTAAATAGCTTTTGAAAACAGACAGTCTGTTCTCGTAGTCCTTATACGATGTATCTCCTAAAGTTTGCTTTTTTATGGATAAGGCAAACTCCAAAGCGGATTTGGCAGAATATCTTCCTGCACGTTCCTCATCTTCGTATGGTGAAAAACCATTCTTCAGTAATTCTTCAATATCACTTCGGAGTTCCCGCAGGTGCTTTAGCCGTTCAAGTTTAGTTTTGTAATCTTTGTTTACATTATGATAAACTGGCGGTTGCCGCTCCATTTCACCAGTGGAAGGATTCAGATATGAATAATACACATACCATCTTTTGGATAGGTCATAATCTTTACCACCATGATATATTCGTGGCTTAGTATATTTCTTGGGAAAGTATTCGGTCGAGTATTCGGTGCGTAGTTTATTCAGAATAGACCCCATAAAAAAATGCGCCTTAAAAGCGCATTTTTATTGACTTGAAGCAGTCAGTGTACCTCGGGGGGGAATCGAACCCCCACTCTCGAAAGAACCGGATTTTGAATCCGGCGCGTCTACCAATTCCGCCACCGAGGCAAAGGGACTGCAAAATTAAATAAATTATTTTATTTTAATTCATTGGGAATGCGTTTTTTTAAAAAAGACGGAAATTAACTTCAATAGAATGTTAGAAGCATATGAGAACCCGAAAATAAAGTCCTTTATTAATTTATTCTTTTTCCGGAAAAAAATGCTATTGATTAACACTTAATCTTGGTTAAGTGGGATATTATCGATTTTTTATTGAGAAAAATAAAACTTTTTTGTGGGTTTTTGTTATAAATTCGTATTATTGTGTTTAACAAAAAATTAACGAAAACTTTAACTTTATGAGAAAAGTATTTTTGAGCGTGGCCGCCTTGGCCCTGATCTTCACCTCGTGTGAAAATTCCGGAAATGAAGCAGAGGAACAAGGTTTGTCTTCTGAAAACCAGGAAATTGTAATTTCTAAAGACCAGTGTGGTACTATGGGGGTTCTCGGGGAAAAACTGGAACAAAACCCCGAATTGGCTTCCCGTATGAATGCTGTAGAACTACACACCAAAGAAGCAATTAAGAATAAATTAACAAGTAGACTCGCTTCAGACGGGACGATTGAAATCCCTGTGGTTTTTCATGTCATCTACAGGACAGAAAGTGAAAACATATCCGATTCGCAATTACAATCCCAAATAGATGCGCTTAACGAGGATTTTAACCTGAACAATCCCGCACGAAATACAATTCCTGACGAATT contains the following coding sequences:
- a CDS encoding DUF3871 family protein, which codes for MEAPIRQANMELKAINSTTIIENRQEELQLTNTPKYERKPFIEANTNEVSLSHLKKDCIIPVFSKDNEKTIAHQEFIEIAQHCASKVFPHHTFTTPEVRVSHQIKGRVPSAIHKPAKELLEHEKTIYYERMAFIIQIPSITEHINGNDIALTLGGVRAYNQENLYSKKTFEKFKFFIGFQNMVCCNMCVASDGYAGELKVDGYESMKNKLLKILQSYNAEAHLKTMKQLGDHHLTEHQFAQIIGKARLYNFLPKKEKSSIPPLTLNDGQLSTVAKDYYQDESFCRNDEGDINLWRVYNLFTQANKSSYIDTFLDRNVNAFNFSKSLVKALNGDENYHWFLS
- a CDS encoding AAA family ATPase, encoding MQLRQSERKRAKIKMTLQGSAGSGKTYSSLLLAQGLTNKDLTKVAIIDTENGSADLYAHLGNYNVLTLEPPFTPEKYIKAIDVCLQANMEAIIVDSISHCWDELLDFHSKLAGNSFTNWAKVTPRLNALINKILQADAHIIATMRTKQDYVLNQKDGKYIPEKVGLKSVMRDGTDYEFTLVFDIDIKHFASASKDRTGLFMGKPEFTINTATGRKILEWCNSGTNLQEARENIKACNDLETLKQLYTHYSNWRELLEYDFKVQRDTILSKQTLLNPKNIHQNGSTNQTS
- a CDS encoding DUF3987 domain-containing protein, whose amino-acid sequence is MNQEKKEAEARFGGSPSLAKTASKKDLIPKTVYQNLPEPLREITEAFQDREKDIILLSSIGVISACLPNVFGMYDHRTYNPNLYVFIIAPPASGKGVMNWAKKLVEPIHEDIVRESKRKIAEYRNASNNEGLEEPKLQIKLVPGNTSSAKFYTHLERAEDDLIIFESEADTLSNMLKQDWGNFSDLLRKGFHHETVSISRATEDRYFEIKRPNISIVISGTPGQVRPLVESKENGLFSRFIFYYFDEVSGWKDVSPRANRVSHDELMNAKGREIKELYQRLKGLKKVEIRMANAQWNIFQGRMSLTNDLILKTGKTDFIPIIRRLGVIAFRLICVLTILEKKDKLIEDEIILYANDKEVKVALEIVKVLVDHSLNVFDKFEKDAISMSMQERSLISKLPSEFRRSQGLEAAQTIGIPERTFDEILKNWRRKKIVRKVSHGNYEKIIVK
- a CDS encoding DUF5131 family protein yields the protein MQFKHFKDSKISWTKKTWNPWRGCSKVSAACKHCYMFRIYKSKGIDPKLVTRQDLTFEKPLKIRKGCKIFTCSMSDFFHEGADEWRDDAWEIIKQTPRHSYLILTKRPERIKDCLPKDWCKEHYSHVWLGVTVETQKEVHRIHTLGEIPCEIRWVSFEPLLGDIQLSQKELDIIDWAVLGGESESKERVRKTELSWFNSLMFQFLGYGTPLFFKQLGSYYHYHEYKVRDWHGEKYCDRFPNRYKIRQYPKYDQGEKEINNLKSVL
- a CDS encoding tyrosine-type recombinase/integrase, whose product is MYYSYLNPSTGEMERQPPVYHNVNKDYKTKLERLKHLRELRSDIEELLKNGFSPYEDEERAGRYSAKSALEFALSIKKQTLGDTSYKDYENRLSVFKSYLKQKGLLQGDIKEINRKTVNTFLNGILKKSSATNRNNTMRALSALFTVLEDEEIISRNFIKNIKELKTSPKRNKSYSSDKVTDIYEYLEKNDPLMLLFIKFVSYNFLRPIEVCRLQVKDINIKEKILCVRAKNKVVKTKIIPDIMIQELSKLNLSNPDYFLFTPTGIGEWERDEQGKRNYFSQRYWKIKKILGLNEDYTVYSFRHTFISKLYRQLRKSFSKSETYDKLMLITGHSTLDALLKYLRDIDAELPEDYSDLIEMKK